The Balaenoptera acutorostrata chromosome 15, mBalAcu1.1, whole genome shotgun sequence genome contains a region encoding:
- the L3MBTL1 gene encoding lethal(3)malignant brain tumor-like protein 1 isoform X2 yields the protein MEGHAEIEMLGTLKGPSTGEVSVHLVARDSPGSGSHLPAAAFIIPASSATLGLPSSALDVSCFPREQIHVGTPERVAGSVPVTATVLPQLSAGPAASPSTVRLLEWTEAAAPPSRSGLRFQISEYAPPNMVGAEQPPSPELRREGVAEYEDGEALAGGGDAGPQQPEDLPQDPPEDNPQDPPEEDDGTCQCQACGPQQGAGPDPGAANDGCPQLFQERSVIVENSSGQNNSCTSASELLKPMKKRKHREYQSLSEEESDPEAMEKQEEGKDPEGQPTTSTPESEEWNSSQPASGEKKEGWSWESYLEEQEAITAPVSLFQDYQAVTHNKNGFKPGMKLEGIDPQHPSMYFILTVAEVCGYRLRLHFDGYSECHDFWINASSPDIHPAGWFEKTGHKLQPPKGYKEEEFSWSHYLRSTRTQAAPKHLFVSQSHSPPPLGFQVGMKLEAVDRMNPSLICVASVTDVVDSRFLVHFDNWDDTYDYWCDPSSPYIHPVGWCQKQGKPLTPPQDYPDPDSFCWEKYLEETGASAVPAWAFKVRPPHSFLVNMKLEAVDRRNPALIRVASVEDVEDHRIKLHFDGWSHAYDFWIDADHPDLHPAGWCSKTGHPLQPPLRPREPSSASPGGCPPLSCRSLPQTRTSKYSFHHRKCPTPGCDGSGHVTGKFTAHHCLSGCPLAERNQSRLKAELSDTEALARKRNLSGFCLRKKPRHHSRCGGQGCRASSPPGPGQALIPCHGPGPSLSRIGRPPKYQKIPQEDFPTLTTDVMHQSLFMSALSAHPDRSLSACWEQHCRLLPGVAGISASTVAKWTINEVFGFVQTLTGCEDQARLFKDEADIVKIMSVKLGPALKIYNAILMFKNADDTLK from the exons ATGGAGGGGCATGCTGAAATAGAGATGCTGGGGACACTGAAGGGGCCCTCCACAGGGGAGGTCAGCGTGCACCTGGTGGCCAGAGACAGCCCAGGTTCCGGCTCTCACCTGCCCGCTGCTGCCTTTATCATTCCAG CCAGCTCGGCCACCCTTGGTCTGCCCAGCAGTGCCCTGGATGTGTCCTGCTTTCCGCGGGAGCAGATCCATGTGGGCACCCCGGAGCGAGTGGCTGGCAGCGTACCTGTCACCGCCACCGTTCTGCCACAGTTAAGCGCTGGGCCGGCGGCCAGCCCCAGCACAGTGCGGCTCCTGGAGTGGACCGAGGCCGCGGCCCCGCCTTCTAGGAGTGGCCTGCGG TTCCAGATAAGCGAATACGCACCGCCGAACATGGTAGGAGCGGAGCAGCCCCCAAGCCCCGAGCTGCGGCGGGAAGGCGTGGCCGAGTACGAAGATGGCGAGGCCCTGGCGGGAGGTGGCGATGCGGGCCCCCAACAGCCGG AAGACCTCCCCCAGGACCCTCCAGAAGATAACCCTCAGGACCCGCCAGAGGAGGATGATGGCACCTGCCAGTGCCAGGCGTGTGGGCCTCAGCAAGGCGCTGGTCCAGATCCTGGTGCCGCCAATGATGGCTGCCCCCAGCTGTTCCAGGAGCG GTCAGTCATAGTGGAGAACTCTTCAGGCCAGAACAACTCCTGCACCAGCGCTTCTGAGCTCCTCAAACCCATGAAGAAAAGGAAGCACAGGGAATATCAGAGCCTATCTGAGGAGGAGTCGGACCCGGAGGCCATG gagaagcaagaagaaggaaaggatCCAGAGGGACAACCCACCACTAGCACCCCAGAAAGTGAGGAGTGGAACAGCAGCCAGCCTG CCTCaggggagaagaaggaaggcTGGTCGTGGGAATCCTACCTTGAGGAGCAGGAGGCCATCACTGCCCCCGTCAGCCTCTTCCAGGAC TACCAGGCGGTCACCCATAACAAGAATGGCTTCAAACCGGGCATGAAGTTGGAAGGCATTGACCCTCAGCACCCAAGCATGTACTTCATCCTCACCGTGGCTGAG GTGTGTGGCTACCGCCTACGTCTGCACTTCGATGGGTATTCCGAGTGCCACGACTTCTGGATCAATGCCAGTTCCCCTGACATTCATCCCGCTGGCTGGTTTGAGAAGACAGGGCACAAGCTGCAGCCCCCCAAAG GTTACAAGGAGGAGGAGTTCAGCTGGAGCCATTACCTGCGCAGCACAAGAACCCAGGCTGCCCCCAAGCACCTGTTTGTGAGCCAGAGCCAC AGTCCCCCACCCCTGGGCTTCCAGGTGGGCATGAAGCTGGAGGCCGTGGACCGCATGAACCCATCCCTCATCTGTGTGGCCAGTGTGACCGACGTGGTGGACAGCCGCTTCCTGGTGCACTTTGACAACTGGGATGACACTTACGACTACTG GTGTGATCCCAGCAGCCCCTACATCCACCCGGTGGGCTGGTGCCAGAAGCAAGGAAAGCCCCTCACCCCTCCACAAG ACTACCCAGACCCTGACAGCTTCTGTTGGGAGAAATATCTGGAAGAAACTGGGGCCTCTGCCGTGCCCGCCTGGGCCTTCAAGGTG CGACCCCCGCACAGCTTCCTGGTCAACATGAAACTGGAGGCCGTGGACCGCAGGAACCCAGCCCTAATTCGTGTGGCCAGCGTGGAGGATGTGGAGGACCATCGGATAAAG CTCCACTTTGACGGCTGGAGTCACGCCTATGACTTCTGGATTGATGCCGACCACCCTGACCTCCACCCCGCGGGCTGGTGCTCCAAGACAGGGCATCCCCTGCAGCCTCCCCTCC gacccagagagcccagctctgcctccccTGGGGGCTGTCCCCCTCTCAGCTGTCGAAGCCTGCCACAGACCAGGACCTCCAAGTACAGCTTTCACCACCG AAAGTGCCCCACTCCTGGTTGTGATGGCTCTGGCCACGTCACAGGCAAGTTCACAGCCCACCACTGCCTCTCGGGCTGCCCACTGGCCGAGAGGAACCAGAGCCGGCTGAAGGCAGAGCTGTCCGACACGGAGGCCTTGGCCCGTAAGAGGAACCTCTCGGGCTTCTGCCTAAGGAAGAAGCCTCGCCATCACAGCCGGTGCGGAGGGCAAGGGTGCAGGGCCTCGAGTCCTcctgggccaggccaggccctCATTCCCTGCCACGGACCTGGTCCCTCTCTCTCCAGGATCGGACGCCCTCCAAAGTATCAGAAGATCCCACAGGAAGATTTCCCGA CACTGACCACTGACGTCATGCACCAGTCCCTCTTCATGTCGGCCCTGTCGGCCCACCCCGACCGGTCGCTGTCAGCGTGCTGGGAGCAGCACTGCAGGCTCCTGCCGGGAGTGGCGGGCATCTCGGCCTCGACAGTCGCCAAGTGGACCATCAATGAG GTCTTCGGCTTTGTTCAGACCCTGACAGGTTGTGAGGACCAAGCACGGCTCTTCAAAGATGAG
- the L3MBTL1 gene encoding lethal(3)malignant brain tumor-like protein 1 isoform X5, with the protein MEGHAEIEMLGTLKGPSTGEVSVHLVARDSPGSGSHLPAAAFIIPASSATLGLPSSALDVSCFPREQIHVGTPERVAGSVPVTATVLPQLSAGPAASPSTVRLLEWTEAAAPPSRSGLRFQISEYAPPNMVGAEQPPSPELRREGVAEYEDGEALAGGGDAGPQQPEDLPQDPPEDNPQDPPEEDDGTCQCQACGPQQGAGPDPGAANDGCPQLFQERSVIVENSSGQNNSCTSASELLKPMKKRKHREYQSLSEEESDPEAMEKQEEGKDPEGQPTTSTPESEEWNSSQPASGEKKEGWSWESYLEEQEAITAPVSLFQDYQAVTHNKNGFKPGMKLEGIDPQHPSMYFILTVAEVCGYRLRLHFDGYSECHDFWINASSPDIHPAGWFEKTGHKLQPPKGYKEEEFSWSHYLRSTRTQAAPKHLFVSQSHSPPPLGFQVGMKLEAVDRMNPSLICVASVTDVVDSRFLVHFDNWDDTYDYWCDPSSPYIHPVGWCQKQGKPLTPPQDYPDPDSFCWEKYLEETGASAVPAWAFKVRPPHSFLVNMKLEAVDRRNPALIRVASVEDVEDHRIKLHFDGWSHAYDFWIDADHPDLHPAGWCSKTGHPLQPPLRPREPSSASPGGCPPLSCRSLPQTRTSKYSFHHRKCPTPGCDGSGHVTGKFTAHHCLSGCPLAERNQSRLKAELSDTEALARKRNLSGFCLRKKPRHHSRCGGQGCRASSPPGPGQALIPCHGPGPSLSRIGRPPKYQKIPQEDFPTLTTDVMHQSLFMSALSAHPDRSLSACWEQHCRLLPGVAGISASTVAKWTINEVFGFVQTLTGCEDQARLFKDEVHSPLCFL; encoded by the exons ATGGAGGGGCATGCTGAAATAGAGATGCTGGGGACACTGAAGGGGCCCTCCACAGGGGAGGTCAGCGTGCACCTGGTGGCCAGAGACAGCCCAGGTTCCGGCTCTCACCTGCCCGCTGCTGCCTTTATCATTCCAG CCAGCTCGGCCACCCTTGGTCTGCCCAGCAGTGCCCTGGATGTGTCCTGCTTTCCGCGGGAGCAGATCCATGTGGGCACCCCGGAGCGAGTGGCTGGCAGCGTACCTGTCACCGCCACCGTTCTGCCACAGTTAAGCGCTGGGCCGGCGGCCAGCCCCAGCACAGTGCGGCTCCTGGAGTGGACCGAGGCCGCGGCCCCGCCTTCTAGGAGTGGCCTGCGG TTCCAGATAAGCGAATACGCACCGCCGAACATGGTAGGAGCGGAGCAGCCCCCAAGCCCCGAGCTGCGGCGGGAAGGCGTGGCCGAGTACGAAGATGGCGAGGCCCTGGCGGGAGGTGGCGATGCGGGCCCCCAACAGCCGG AAGACCTCCCCCAGGACCCTCCAGAAGATAACCCTCAGGACCCGCCAGAGGAGGATGATGGCACCTGCCAGTGCCAGGCGTGTGGGCCTCAGCAAGGCGCTGGTCCAGATCCTGGTGCCGCCAATGATGGCTGCCCCCAGCTGTTCCAGGAGCG GTCAGTCATAGTGGAGAACTCTTCAGGCCAGAACAACTCCTGCACCAGCGCTTCTGAGCTCCTCAAACCCATGAAGAAAAGGAAGCACAGGGAATATCAGAGCCTATCTGAGGAGGAGTCGGACCCGGAGGCCATG gagaagcaagaagaaggaaaggatCCAGAGGGACAACCCACCACTAGCACCCCAGAAAGTGAGGAGTGGAACAGCAGCCAGCCTG CCTCaggggagaagaaggaaggcTGGTCGTGGGAATCCTACCTTGAGGAGCAGGAGGCCATCACTGCCCCCGTCAGCCTCTTCCAGGAC TACCAGGCGGTCACCCATAACAAGAATGGCTTCAAACCGGGCATGAAGTTGGAAGGCATTGACCCTCAGCACCCAAGCATGTACTTCATCCTCACCGTGGCTGAG GTGTGTGGCTACCGCCTACGTCTGCACTTCGATGGGTATTCCGAGTGCCACGACTTCTGGATCAATGCCAGTTCCCCTGACATTCATCCCGCTGGCTGGTTTGAGAAGACAGGGCACAAGCTGCAGCCCCCCAAAG GTTACAAGGAGGAGGAGTTCAGCTGGAGCCATTACCTGCGCAGCACAAGAACCCAGGCTGCCCCCAAGCACCTGTTTGTGAGCCAGAGCCAC AGTCCCCCACCCCTGGGCTTCCAGGTGGGCATGAAGCTGGAGGCCGTGGACCGCATGAACCCATCCCTCATCTGTGTGGCCAGTGTGACCGACGTGGTGGACAGCCGCTTCCTGGTGCACTTTGACAACTGGGATGACACTTACGACTACTG GTGTGATCCCAGCAGCCCCTACATCCACCCGGTGGGCTGGTGCCAGAAGCAAGGAAAGCCCCTCACCCCTCCACAAG ACTACCCAGACCCTGACAGCTTCTGTTGGGAGAAATATCTGGAAGAAACTGGGGCCTCTGCCGTGCCCGCCTGGGCCTTCAAGGTG CGACCCCCGCACAGCTTCCTGGTCAACATGAAACTGGAGGCCGTGGACCGCAGGAACCCAGCCCTAATTCGTGTGGCCAGCGTGGAGGATGTGGAGGACCATCGGATAAAG CTCCACTTTGACGGCTGGAGTCACGCCTATGACTTCTGGATTGATGCCGACCACCCTGACCTCCACCCCGCGGGCTGGTGCTCCAAGACAGGGCATCCCCTGCAGCCTCCCCTCC gacccagagagcccagctctgcctccccTGGGGGCTGTCCCCCTCTCAGCTGTCGAAGCCTGCCACAGACCAGGACCTCCAAGTACAGCTTTCACCACCG AAAGTGCCCCACTCCTGGTTGTGATGGCTCTGGCCACGTCACAGGCAAGTTCACAGCCCACCACTGCCTCTCGGGCTGCCCACTGGCCGAGAGGAACCAGAGCCGGCTGAAGGCAGAGCTGTCCGACACGGAGGCCTTGGCCCGTAAGAGGAACCTCTCGGGCTTCTGCCTAAGGAAGAAGCCTCGCCATCACAGCCGGTGCGGAGGGCAAGGGTGCAGGGCCTCGAGTCCTcctgggccaggccaggccctCATTCCCTGCCACGGACCTGGTCCCTCTCTCTCCAGGATCGGACGCCCTCCAAAGTATCAGAAGATCCCACAGGAAGATTTCCCGA CACTGACCACTGACGTCATGCACCAGTCCCTCTTCATGTCGGCCCTGTCGGCCCACCCCGACCGGTCGCTGTCAGCGTGCTGGGAGCAGCACTGCAGGCTCCTGCCGGGAGTGGCGGGCATCTCGGCCTCGACAGTCGCCAAGTGGACCATCAATGAG GTCTTCGGCTTTGTTCAGACCCTGACAGGTTGTGAGGACCAAGCACGGCTCTTCAAAGATGAG
- the L3MBTL1 gene encoding lethal(3)malignant brain tumor-like protein 1 isoform X8, with protein MEGHAEIEMLGTLKGPSTGEVSVHLVARDSPGSGSHLPAAAFIIPASSATLGLPSSALDVSCFPREQIHVGTPERVAGSVPVTATVLPQLSAGPAASPSTVRLLEWTEAAAPPSRSGLRFQISEYAPPNMVGAEQPPSPELRREGVAEYEDGEALAGGGDAGPQQPEDLPQDPPEDNPQDPPEEDDGTCQCQACGPQQGAGPDPGAANDGCPQLFQERSVIVENSSGQNNSCTSASELLKPMKKRKHREYQSLSEEESDPEAMEKQEEGKDPEGQPTTSTPESEEWNSSQPASGEKKEGWSWESYLEEQEAITAPVSLFQDYQAVTHNKNGFKPGMKLEGIDPQHPSMYFILTVAEVCGYRLRLHFDGYSECHDFWINASSPDIHPAGWFEKTGHKLQPPKGYKEEEFSWSHYLRSTRTQAAPKHLFVSQSHSPPPLGFQVGMKLEAVDRMNPSLICVASVTDVVDSRFLVHFDNWDDTYDYWCDPSSPYIHPVGWCQKQGKPLTPPQDYPDPDSFCWEKYLEETGASAVPAWAFKVRPPHSFLVNMKLEAVDRRNPALIRVASVEDVEDHRIKLHFDGWSHAYDFWIDADHPDLHPAGWCSKTGHPLQPPLRPREPSSASPGGCPPLSCRSLPQTRTSKYSFHHRIGRPPKYQKIPQEDFPTLTTDVMHQSLFMSALSAHPDRSLSACWEQHCRLLPGVAGISASTVAKWTINEVFGFVQTLTGCEDQARLFKDEMIDGEAFLLLTQADIVKIMSVKLGPALKIYNAILMFKNADDTLK; from the exons ATGGAGGGGCATGCTGAAATAGAGATGCTGGGGACACTGAAGGGGCCCTCCACAGGGGAGGTCAGCGTGCACCTGGTGGCCAGAGACAGCCCAGGTTCCGGCTCTCACCTGCCCGCTGCTGCCTTTATCATTCCAG CCAGCTCGGCCACCCTTGGTCTGCCCAGCAGTGCCCTGGATGTGTCCTGCTTTCCGCGGGAGCAGATCCATGTGGGCACCCCGGAGCGAGTGGCTGGCAGCGTACCTGTCACCGCCACCGTTCTGCCACAGTTAAGCGCTGGGCCGGCGGCCAGCCCCAGCACAGTGCGGCTCCTGGAGTGGACCGAGGCCGCGGCCCCGCCTTCTAGGAGTGGCCTGCGG TTCCAGATAAGCGAATACGCACCGCCGAACATGGTAGGAGCGGAGCAGCCCCCAAGCCCCGAGCTGCGGCGGGAAGGCGTGGCCGAGTACGAAGATGGCGAGGCCCTGGCGGGAGGTGGCGATGCGGGCCCCCAACAGCCGG AAGACCTCCCCCAGGACCCTCCAGAAGATAACCCTCAGGACCCGCCAGAGGAGGATGATGGCACCTGCCAGTGCCAGGCGTGTGGGCCTCAGCAAGGCGCTGGTCCAGATCCTGGTGCCGCCAATGATGGCTGCCCCCAGCTGTTCCAGGAGCG GTCAGTCATAGTGGAGAACTCTTCAGGCCAGAACAACTCCTGCACCAGCGCTTCTGAGCTCCTCAAACCCATGAAGAAAAGGAAGCACAGGGAATATCAGAGCCTATCTGAGGAGGAGTCGGACCCGGAGGCCATG gagaagcaagaagaaggaaaggatCCAGAGGGACAACCCACCACTAGCACCCCAGAAAGTGAGGAGTGGAACAGCAGCCAGCCTG CCTCaggggagaagaaggaaggcTGGTCGTGGGAATCCTACCTTGAGGAGCAGGAGGCCATCACTGCCCCCGTCAGCCTCTTCCAGGAC TACCAGGCGGTCACCCATAACAAGAATGGCTTCAAACCGGGCATGAAGTTGGAAGGCATTGACCCTCAGCACCCAAGCATGTACTTCATCCTCACCGTGGCTGAG GTGTGTGGCTACCGCCTACGTCTGCACTTCGATGGGTATTCCGAGTGCCACGACTTCTGGATCAATGCCAGTTCCCCTGACATTCATCCCGCTGGCTGGTTTGAGAAGACAGGGCACAAGCTGCAGCCCCCCAAAG GTTACAAGGAGGAGGAGTTCAGCTGGAGCCATTACCTGCGCAGCACAAGAACCCAGGCTGCCCCCAAGCACCTGTTTGTGAGCCAGAGCCAC AGTCCCCCACCCCTGGGCTTCCAGGTGGGCATGAAGCTGGAGGCCGTGGACCGCATGAACCCATCCCTCATCTGTGTGGCCAGTGTGACCGACGTGGTGGACAGCCGCTTCCTGGTGCACTTTGACAACTGGGATGACACTTACGACTACTG GTGTGATCCCAGCAGCCCCTACATCCACCCGGTGGGCTGGTGCCAGAAGCAAGGAAAGCCCCTCACCCCTCCACAAG ACTACCCAGACCCTGACAGCTTCTGTTGGGAGAAATATCTGGAAGAAACTGGGGCCTCTGCCGTGCCCGCCTGGGCCTTCAAGGTG CGACCCCCGCACAGCTTCCTGGTCAACATGAAACTGGAGGCCGTGGACCGCAGGAACCCAGCCCTAATTCGTGTGGCCAGCGTGGAGGATGTGGAGGACCATCGGATAAAG CTCCACTTTGACGGCTGGAGTCACGCCTATGACTTCTGGATTGATGCCGACCACCCTGACCTCCACCCCGCGGGCTGGTGCTCCAAGACAGGGCATCCCCTGCAGCCTCCCCTCC gacccagagagcccagctctgcctccccTGGGGGCTGTCCCCCTCTCAGCTGTCGAAGCCTGCCACAGACCAGGACCTCCAAGTACAGCTTTCACCACCG GATCGGACGCCCTCCAAAGTATCAGAAGATCCCACAGGAAGATTTCCCGA CACTGACCACTGACGTCATGCACCAGTCCCTCTTCATGTCGGCCCTGTCGGCCCACCCCGACCGGTCGCTGTCAGCGTGCTGGGAGCAGCACTGCAGGCTCCTGCCGGGAGTGGCGGGCATCTCGGCCTCGACAGTCGCCAAGTGGACCATCAATGAG GTCTTCGGCTTTGTTCAGACCCTGACAGGTTGTGAGGACCAAGCACGGCTCTTCAAAGATGAG
- the L3MBTL1 gene encoding lethal(3)malignant brain tumor-like protein 1 isoform X3, with protein sequence MEGHAEIEMLGTLKGPSTGEVSVHLVARDSPGSGSHLPAAAFIIPASSATLGLPSSALDVSCFPREQIHVGTPERVAGSVPVTATVLPQLSAGPAASPSTVRLLEWTEAAAPPSRSGLRFQISEYAPPNMVGAEQPPSPELRREGVAEYEDGEALAGGGDAGPQQPEDLPQDPPEDNPQDPPEEDDGTCQCQACGPQQGAGPDPGAANDGCPQLFQERSVIVENSSGQNNSCTSASELLKPMKKRKHREYQSLSEEESDPEAMEKQEEGKDPEGQPTTSTPESEEWNSSQPASGEKKEGWSWESYLEEQEAITAPVSLFQDYQAVTHNKNGFKPGMKLEGIDPQHPSMYFILTVAEVCGYRLRLHFDGYSECHDFWINASSPDIHPAGWFEKTGHKLQPPKGYKEEEFSWSHYLRSTRTQAAPKHLFVSQSHSPPPLGFQVGMKLEAVDRMNPSLICVASVTDVVDSRFLVHFDNWDDTYDYWCDPSSPYIHPVGWCQKQGKPLTPPQDYPDPDSFCWEKYLEETGASAVPAWAFKVRPPHSFLVNMKLEAVDRRNPALIRVASVEDVEDHRIKLHFDGWSHAYDFWIDADHPDLHPAGWCSKTGHPLQPPLRPREPSSASPGGCPPLSCRSLPQTRTSKYSFHHRKCPTPGCDGSGHVTGKFTAHHCLSGCPLAERNQSRLKAELSDTEALARKRNLSGFCLRKKPRHHSRIGRPPKYQKIPQEDFPTLTTDVMHQSLFMSALSAHPDRSLSACWEQHCRLLPGVAGISASTVAKWTINEVFGFVQTLTGCEDQARLFKDEMIDGEAFLLLTQADIVKIMSVKLGPALKIYNAILMFKNADDTLK encoded by the exons ATGGAGGGGCATGCTGAAATAGAGATGCTGGGGACACTGAAGGGGCCCTCCACAGGGGAGGTCAGCGTGCACCTGGTGGCCAGAGACAGCCCAGGTTCCGGCTCTCACCTGCCCGCTGCTGCCTTTATCATTCCAG CCAGCTCGGCCACCCTTGGTCTGCCCAGCAGTGCCCTGGATGTGTCCTGCTTTCCGCGGGAGCAGATCCATGTGGGCACCCCGGAGCGAGTGGCTGGCAGCGTACCTGTCACCGCCACCGTTCTGCCACAGTTAAGCGCTGGGCCGGCGGCCAGCCCCAGCACAGTGCGGCTCCTGGAGTGGACCGAGGCCGCGGCCCCGCCTTCTAGGAGTGGCCTGCGG TTCCAGATAAGCGAATACGCACCGCCGAACATGGTAGGAGCGGAGCAGCCCCCAAGCCCCGAGCTGCGGCGGGAAGGCGTGGCCGAGTACGAAGATGGCGAGGCCCTGGCGGGAGGTGGCGATGCGGGCCCCCAACAGCCGG AAGACCTCCCCCAGGACCCTCCAGAAGATAACCCTCAGGACCCGCCAGAGGAGGATGATGGCACCTGCCAGTGCCAGGCGTGTGGGCCTCAGCAAGGCGCTGGTCCAGATCCTGGTGCCGCCAATGATGGCTGCCCCCAGCTGTTCCAGGAGCG GTCAGTCATAGTGGAGAACTCTTCAGGCCAGAACAACTCCTGCACCAGCGCTTCTGAGCTCCTCAAACCCATGAAGAAAAGGAAGCACAGGGAATATCAGAGCCTATCTGAGGAGGAGTCGGACCCGGAGGCCATG gagaagcaagaagaaggaaaggatCCAGAGGGACAACCCACCACTAGCACCCCAGAAAGTGAGGAGTGGAACAGCAGCCAGCCTG CCTCaggggagaagaaggaaggcTGGTCGTGGGAATCCTACCTTGAGGAGCAGGAGGCCATCACTGCCCCCGTCAGCCTCTTCCAGGAC TACCAGGCGGTCACCCATAACAAGAATGGCTTCAAACCGGGCATGAAGTTGGAAGGCATTGACCCTCAGCACCCAAGCATGTACTTCATCCTCACCGTGGCTGAG GTGTGTGGCTACCGCCTACGTCTGCACTTCGATGGGTATTCCGAGTGCCACGACTTCTGGATCAATGCCAGTTCCCCTGACATTCATCCCGCTGGCTGGTTTGAGAAGACAGGGCACAAGCTGCAGCCCCCCAAAG GTTACAAGGAGGAGGAGTTCAGCTGGAGCCATTACCTGCGCAGCACAAGAACCCAGGCTGCCCCCAAGCACCTGTTTGTGAGCCAGAGCCAC AGTCCCCCACCCCTGGGCTTCCAGGTGGGCATGAAGCTGGAGGCCGTGGACCGCATGAACCCATCCCTCATCTGTGTGGCCAGTGTGACCGACGTGGTGGACAGCCGCTTCCTGGTGCACTTTGACAACTGGGATGACACTTACGACTACTG GTGTGATCCCAGCAGCCCCTACATCCACCCGGTGGGCTGGTGCCAGAAGCAAGGAAAGCCCCTCACCCCTCCACAAG ACTACCCAGACCCTGACAGCTTCTGTTGGGAGAAATATCTGGAAGAAACTGGGGCCTCTGCCGTGCCCGCCTGGGCCTTCAAGGTG CGACCCCCGCACAGCTTCCTGGTCAACATGAAACTGGAGGCCGTGGACCGCAGGAACCCAGCCCTAATTCGTGTGGCCAGCGTGGAGGATGTGGAGGACCATCGGATAAAG CTCCACTTTGACGGCTGGAGTCACGCCTATGACTTCTGGATTGATGCCGACCACCCTGACCTCCACCCCGCGGGCTGGTGCTCCAAGACAGGGCATCCCCTGCAGCCTCCCCTCC gacccagagagcccagctctgcctccccTGGGGGCTGTCCCCCTCTCAGCTGTCGAAGCCTGCCACAGACCAGGACCTCCAAGTACAGCTTTCACCACCG AAAGTGCCCCACTCCTGGTTGTGATGGCTCTGGCCACGTCACAGGCAAGTTCACAGCCCACCACTGCCTCTCGGGCTGCCCACTGGCCGAGAGGAACCAGAGCCGGCTGAAGGCAGAGCTGTCCGACACGGAGGCCTTGGCCCGTAAGAGGAACCTCTCGGGCTTCTGCCTAAGGAAGAAGCCTCGCCATCACAGCCG GATCGGACGCCCTCCAAAGTATCAGAAGATCCCACAGGAAGATTTCCCGA CACTGACCACTGACGTCATGCACCAGTCCCTCTTCATGTCGGCCCTGTCGGCCCACCCCGACCGGTCGCTGTCAGCGTGCTGGGAGCAGCACTGCAGGCTCCTGCCGGGAGTGGCGGGCATCTCGGCCTCGACAGTCGCCAAGTGGACCATCAATGAG GTCTTCGGCTTTGTTCAGACCCTGACAGGTTGTGAGGACCAAGCACGGCTCTTCAAAGATGAG